In a single window of the Nocardiopsis composta genome:
- a CDS encoding NB-ARC domain-containing protein — MDEPAPVHSSNAIGGHTSGPVVQAGTVGHLTLGAGPPAPGGPPVPHELPPPAARFTNRSAELGQLRRSRSEGMRVVVLSGIGGVGKTALAAEFAHRVAAEYPDGQIHLSLGAGRGTPVAPMDVVGAALRSLGAAPQHLPHTIEERAALLRTLTHGRRVLFLADDAGDETQVRPLIPAAPGCLLLVTARTRLPGLIAHAEHTDVDPLPDAEATELLGRLIHHTVDHLPAFAAAASGMPLALCAIAATLSLDPGHTPNLPHTAPLSPEDSVNNAINTAVDALPGPARRLYVLCGLHPGPHLTLPAAAALAGTEEDQTRQALHMTTAMSLTRPTGPGVWVLHDVVRAHARARIEEEIPEAERDGALDRLIDHYLVTAAAADIALNPERLRYASVFDRADPDLFGDSTAALAWWDAEGDTVAALVRLAHATGRHTPAWELADACKAWFVLRRPYRVWEEITDLALSAARATGHRPGEVGALLSKAQHAMCSQAFGEAEVLADQARIIAETDHPRSRSSALEVKARALSAAGRLEEALPVHQEATRLAEQHESRRGVALKKRFHGETLSRLGRHHEALLLLDPALEFFRQTADSYQVAQTLLGRIPALLGVGEVETAAHEAAEAAQIATLTESAIQAGAAAEALASVEAARGDHDAHRRHLKAALEHYRTLGAPEAERVQTRLRNLDQASRD, encoded by the coding sequence ATGGATGAGCCCGCCCCGGTTCACTCCAGCAACGCGATCGGCGGACACACGTCCGGTCCGGTGGTGCAGGCCGGCACCGTCGGCCACCTCACCCTCGGCGCCGGACCCCCTGCTCCCGGCGGGCCGCCGGTGCCCCACGAGCTTCCGCCGCCGGCCGCCCGGTTCACCAACCGCAGTGCGGAGCTGGGGCAATTGCGCCGGTCGCGTAGCGAGGGCATGCGAGTGGTCGTGTTGTCGGGGATCGGCGGGGTCGGGAAAACCGCGCTCGCGGCCGAGTTCGCCCACCGGGTCGCCGCCGAGTACCCGGACGGCCAGATCCATCTCTCCCTCGGCGCAGGCAGGGGGACGCCGGTGGCGCCGATGGACGTGGTGGGCGCCGCGCTGCGCTCCCTGGGCGCCGCCCCCCAGCACCTCCCGCACACGATCGAGGAGCGGGCCGCGCTGCTGCGCACCCTCACCCACGGGCGGCGGGTCCTGTTCCTGGCCGATGACGCCGGAGACGAAACCCAGGTGCGCCCGCTCATCCCCGCCGCCCCCGGGTGCCTACTGCTGGTCACCGCCCGCACCCGCCTGCCCGGACTCATCGCCCACGCCGAACACACCGACGTGGACCCCCTCCCTGATGCCGAAGCCACCGAACTGCTGGGACGCCTGATCCACCACACGGTGGACCACCTGCCCGCGTTCGCCGCCGCAGCATCCGGAATGCCGCTGGCGCTGTGCGCCATCGCCGCCACCCTCTCCCTGGACCCCGGACACACCCCCAACCTGCCCCATACCGCCCCGCTCTCCCCGGAGGACTCCGTGAACAACGCGATCAACACAGCGGTCGACGCCCTGCCCGGCCCCGCCCGGCGCCTGTATGTGCTGTGCGGCCTACACCCCGGGCCCCACCTCACCCTCCCCGCCGCGGCCGCGCTGGCCGGCACCGAGGAAGACCAGACCCGCCAAGCCCTGCACATGACCACCGCGATGAGCCTCACCCGCCCCACCGGGCCCGGGGTGTGGGTCCTGCACGACGTGGTCCGCGCCCACGCCCGCGCCCGGATCGAAGAAGAGATACCGGAGGCGGAGCGCGATGGGGCGTTGGACCGGCTCATCGACCATTATCTGGTGACCGCCGCGGCCGCCGACATCGCCCTCAACCCCGAACGGCTGCGCTACGCCTCGGTGTTCGACCGCGCCGACCCCGACCTGTTCGGCGACAGCACCGCCGCCCTGGCCTGGTGGGATGCCGAAGGAGACACGGTGGCCGCCCTGGTGCGCCTGGCACACGCCACCGGCCGCCACACCCCGGCCTGGGAGCTGGCCGACGCCTGCAAGGCGTGGTTCGTCCTGCGCCGCCCCTACCGGGTGTGGGAGGAGATCACCGATCTGGCGCTGTCCGCCGCGCGCGCCACCGGCCACCGCCCCGGCGAGGTGGGCGCGCTGCTGTCGAAGGCCCAGCACGCCATGTGCTCCCAGGCCTTCGGCGAAGCCGAGGTGCTGGCCGACCAGGCCCGCATCATCGCCGAGACCGACCACCCACGCAGCCGCTCCTCCGCGCTGGAGGTCAAGGCGCGGGCGTTGTCGGCCGCCGGCCGCCTGGAGGAGGCCCTGCCCGTCCACCAGGAGGCGACCCGCCTGGCCGAGCAGCACGAAAGCCGCCGCGGCGTCGCGCTGAAGAAACGCTTCCACGGCGAAACGCTGTCCCGCCTCGGCCGCCACCACGAAGCGCTCCTCCTCCTCGACCCGGCGCTGGAGTTCTTCCGGCAAACGGCCGACTCCTACCAGGTCGCCCAGACCCTGCTGGGCCGCATCCCCGCCCTGCTCGGCGTGGGCGAGGTGGAGACCGCCGCACACGAGGCGGCCGAGGCCGCGCAGATCGCCACCCTCACCGAGTCGGCCATCCAGGCGGGCGCGGCCGCCGAAGCCCTCGCATCGGTGGAGGCCGCCCGCGGCGACCACGACGCCCACCGCCGCCACCTCAAGGCCGCCCTGGAGCACTACCGAACCCTGGGCGCCCCCGAGGCCGAACGCGTCCAGACACGCCTCCGCAACCTGGACCAGGCCAGCCGGGACTGA